A window of Phycodurus eques isolate BA_2022a chromosome 5, UOR_Pequ_1.1, whole genome shotgun sequence contains these coding sequences:
- the slc35b4 gene encoding UDP-xylose and UDP-N-acetylglucosamine transporter, with amino-acid sequence MGTVFAVLLVFVGCCSNVVSLELLVREFPGCGNIVTFAQFAFIALEGFVFETRLGTKKPAIPVSNYAIMVTMFFTVSVINNYALNFNIAMPLHMIFRSGSLIANMIMGIVILKKRYSASKYLSIALVSAGIFICTVMSAKQVNVANEGSEEDGFYAFVRWLVGIAMLTFALLMSARMGIFQETLYKRYGKHSKEALFYNHFLPLPAFLLLSSDIYSHCVHFSHSTPALVPVIQLNVPIMWLYLLANVITQYVCIRGVFILTTECASLTVTLVVTLRKFLSLIFSIVYFQNPFTAWHWAGTAVVFVGTLLYTEVLSRMMAARKKAE; translated from the exons ATGGGCACCGTTTTTGCCGTCCTTCTGGTGTTTGTCGGATGTTGTAGCAATGTGGTGTCTCTGGAGCTGCTTGTAAG AGAGTTCCCAGGCTGCGGCAACATCGTCACATTTGCGCAGTTTGCGTTCATCGCGTTGGAGGGATTCGTCTTCGAAACGCGCTTGGGCACCAAGAAGCCCGCCATCCCCGTCAG CAACTACGCGATCATGGTGACCATGTTCTTCACGGTCAGCGTGATCAACAACTACGCCCTCAACTTCAACATCGCCATGCCGCTACACATGATCTTCAGATCG GGGTCTCTCATCGCCAACATGATCATGGGTATCGTCATCCTGAAGAAAAG GTATTCGGCCAGCAAATATTTGTCCATCGCTTTAGTTTCCGCCGGCATCTTCATCTGCACCGTCATGTCGGCCAAGCAAGTC AATGTGGCCAACGAGGGCTCGGAGGAGGACGGCTTTTACGCCTTCGTGCGCTGGCTTGTCG GAATCGCCATGTTGACCTTTGCCCTGCTCATGTCGGCACGGATGGGAATTTTCCAGGAGACTCTCtacaagcggtacggaaaacacTCCAAAGAGGCTCTTTTTTATAAC CACTTCCTGCCTCTGCCGGCCTTCCTGCTCCTCTCCTCGGACATCTACAGCCACTGCGTCCACTTCAGTCACAGCA CTCCGGCGCTCGTTCCTGTCATTCAACTGAACGTTCCAATTATGTGGCTGTACCTGCTCGCCAACGTCATCACGCA GTACGTGTGCATCCGGGGCGTGTTCATCCTGACCACCGAGTGCGCCTCGCTCACCGTCACCCTGGTGGTGACCCTGAGGAAGTTCCTCAGCCTCATCTTCTCCATCGTGTACTTCCAAAACCCCTTCACGGCGTGGCACTGGGCGGGCACGGCCGTGGTGTTCGTTGGCACGCTGCTCTACACCGAGGTGTTGAGCCGCATGATGGCGGCGAGGAAGAAGGCCGAGTGA
- the LOC133402974 gene encoding vesicle transport protein GOT1B-like, which produces MISLTDSQKIGMGLTGFGVFFLVFGMMLFFDKALLAIGNILFLSGLSFVIGLERTFRFFFQRHKAKATGFFLGGVFVVLIGWPIIGVLLEIYGFFLLFRGFFPVAVGFIRRIPVLGSLLSLPGIRTLVDKIGESNNMSCD; this is translated from the exons ATGATCTCACTCACGGACTCGCAAA AAATCGGAATGGGGCTGACGGGGTTTGGTGTGTTTTTCCTCGTCTTCGGGATGATGCTCTTTTTTGACAAAGCTCTCTTGGCTATCGGAAAC ATTCTGTTCCTCTCGGGTTTGTCCTTTGTCATCGGCCTGGAGCGAACGTTCCGATTCTTCTTCCAGAGACACAAAGCCAAAGCCACCGGCTTTTTCCTGGGAGGAGTGTTTGTGGTTCTGATTGGCTGGCCCATCATCGGCGTCCTTCTGGAGATCTACGGCTTCTTCCTCTTATTTAG AGGATTCTTCCCGGTGGCGGTGGGCTTCATCAGACGAATCCCGGTGCTCGGCTCGTTGCTCAGTTTACCGGGCATCAGGACG